Sequence from the Brevundimonas sp. SGAir0440 genome:
CCACCGCGGTTGGAGCACAACGCCTGCCGTCCAGCTTTCGGCCTCTTCGGCATCCAGATTGGGGTTGCCGCTGGAAACGCCCTCGATCGATGCATTGGTGTTCGAGTTGAAGCCCGCCGGCACGCCCGCCGCAGCGCAGTTCGCGACGCGATCCGGGTCCAATTGAATGTTGTCGACGTCGCACGGATCGGTAACCGAGAAGAAGCCCGCCGTCGCCGGCAGGAAGGCCTCGGTGATGTTCGGCGCACGAACGGCGCGCGAATAGGTTCCGCGGAAGGTGATGTCGCGAACCGGTGCATAGACGCCACCGACCTTCCATGCCTCTGCACCGCCGACGGTCGAATAGTCGGCGTAGCGATAGGCGCCGTCGATCGATAGACGATAGGCGAACGGCATATCGGCCAGCAACGGCGCGTTGAACTCCAGGAAGCCTTCGGTGACGTCAAACTCGCCATAGGCGTCAGGCTGCGGAGCCGTTTCCGACAGGCCCGATTTCACGAACGGGTCATTGATATTCTCGCTGGTTTCCTTGCGGTACTCGAAGCCCCCGGCGAAGGCCAGCGGGCCGCCCGGCAGGTTGAAGAACTTCGACGTGTCGAAGTTGAACAGGCCCGAAACCACCTCCTGAGTGATGGTGTGAGTGCGGATCGAGTCGTGGCTGACATAGTCGATTGCCGCTGCGCTGTTCTGACGGCCGAAGACGTTGAACGGCACGCAGGTTTCGCCAGTCATGCCTTCGGGCGCTTGATAGCCTGCGCCTTGAGCCGAAGGTACGTTGACGCGGCACTGGATGGAGCCATCCGGCGCGCGCACAGCGTCGATAGCGGCAGCATAGTTGCCCGGGATGGTGTTGCCCGTGCCCTTGAAGGTGTTTTGCGTCTCACCGTAGTTGTAAGACAGATCCCAACCGAAATCGGCCAGACCGGTCTCGAACTTGCCTTTCAGACCCGCCACACCGCGATAGGTTTCACGCGTGATGTCGTTGGTACGAACGCCGATGTCTTCGTTGAAACGGCCGAAGGTCACATCGCGACCGGCGATGACTGTCGCGATCTCGGGCGTGATATAGGCGTTGTCCGGCTCGATCAGGTACTCACCGAAGGTGAAGGACGGCTGGACGAAATCTTCAATCTCCGAACGCACGTACTTGGCGTCTACATAGGCGGTGACATTGTCCGTAATGTCGAAACGACCCCTGACGTTGGCGCCGTAGCGATCCGTCTTGGGCACCAGCACGACATAGTCGTCCAGTGATGCGCAGGTTTCGCAATCGGCGAACTGCCCGAAAGCGAAGCTGTTTTCACCAAGGCGGGGCTGCTGTGCGACCGGCCGACCGTCGCGAGTGAATGCGCTGATGATCTGCGAAGTGTTAGCGTCGAAGATGACGCCGTTCTCGTCTAGATAGTCGGTCAATACATTGGGAACCAGGAAGCGGTTCGGGATGCCGTCGTTCGGGCCGGTGTCGTCTGGGTTAAGAATTGTGCCCCAGTTCTTGATGGCGTCGATGTCTGACGCCAGCACTTGGTCGGAATGATCGTAGAAAGCGGTCGCCGTAAGGTTCAAACGGCCGTCCAGGAAGTTGCGACCATAAACGCCGTTAACCGACCAGGCCTTGCCGTCGCCAGTTTCCGCGCCGCCGTACTGAGCGGTCATTTCGCCGCCTTCGTAGTCGTCCTTCAGGATGATGTTGACCACACCGGTCACAGCGTCCGAACCGTAGACGGCCGAGGCGCCGCCCGTAATGACTTCGACACGGTCCACCAAAGCGGCGGGAATGGCGTTCAAATCAACGGCCGCGCTGCCCGCATCGCCACCGACGTGACGCTTTCCGTCGACTAGGGTCAGAGTACGCGAGGCGCCGAGGCTGCGAAGGTTGGCGAAGTTCAAGCCGCCCGCATCGCCGAAGCTGTCGGAGTTGCCACGAACCGTGGCGTTGGCGCTCAGCGCCGGCAATTGGGCCAGGATATCGCCTAAATTCTGTGTGCCAGCGTTGTCGATCGTCTCACGGGAAACCGTCGAAATCGGGGTGGGTTGCTCCAAATTCGGACGCGGAATGCGCGAACCGGTCACGACGATTTCGTCAACCGTCGTCGCCTCCTGATCAGCGGCGGGAACCTGTTGAGCAACGGCGGGAAGCGCCGCCATTAGGCCAAATGCAGACAGCATGCTGCCGGCCAGCAAACGAGAACGACGATACGTCAAATCAAGACCTCTCAAAGTCATCACGCAGCAACTTCGAACAAGCCGCAGCGTTAATACTCGCGCGGGGGAACGCGAGTTTGGGGGGCAATCCTAGAGCCATTGCATCGCCCGATCCAAGCCCTTAATGTGTCCATCGCGCAACATAATGGCCACAAACCTGCGGACACTTCGATAATCTTTTGAGGGCGCCGGTCCTTTGCGGCGTCTTTATGTCCCTGCCATGTTGATCTCTTGATCATGCACTCGCTGCCAATGTTTCCGGTTGCCCCCTCGCCCCTCCCTCTCTAAACGGGCCGCTTAACCGACAAGCAGACGTGAGCGTCGCAGGGCCAGGCTCTGCGGGGACTTCTCGCGCGCCCAGAGAACGACAGAGAACGAAGGACGACGCACTCCCTTGGACGCCTCGGACATCCGTCATGACGAACGCGACGCCATGGTGCGCGCGGCGCTGGCCGAACAGGGCGACAGCGGCGTGACGCCGCGCCATACGTTGTTCTACTTCTATGGCGAGGGCGACCACGGCGACCTGAACGAGGTCGCCCGGCGCGCCGGCTTTCTGACGCGCGGCGCCGACGACATGACGGTGCTCGAAACGACCATGGCGGTGGACGAGGCGTCGTTTGCGGCGACCTCGGCCATGATGCAGACCTGGGCCGCGGCCTTCCAGCTGGAGTATGACGGCTGGGAATGCGCGGTCGTGACCCACTAGCGTTCAATAAGAAGAGCTGGCGATGCCCAAGCGCACAGACATCAAGTCCATCCTCATCATCGGCGCCGGGCCGATCGTCATCGGCCAGGCGTGCGAGTTCGACTATTCCGGCGTCCAGGCCTGCAAGGCGCTGAAGGCGGAAGGCTACCGGGTCATCCTGGTCAACTCGAACCCCGCCACCATCATGACCGACCCGGAGGTGGCCGACGCCACCTATATCGAGCCGATCACGCCCGAGATGGTCGAGAAGATCATCATCAAGGAAAAGCCCGATGCCCTGCTGCCCACCATGGGCGGCCAGACCGCGCTGAACACCGCCCTGGCCCTGCATGAATCCGGCGCCCTGGCCAGGCACGGCGTCGAGATGATCGGCGCCAAGGCCGAGGTCATCGACAAGGCCGAGGATCGCCAGAAGTTCCGTGACGCGATGGACAAGCTGGGCCTGGAATCGCCCCGCTCCAAGGCCGCCCATTCGATGGAAGAGGCGCTGGAGGGGCTGGAGTTCGTCGGCCTGCCCGCCGTCATCCGACCGTCCTTCACCCTGGCCGGCACCGGCGGCGGCATCGCCTTCAACCGCGAGGAGTTCGAGGAGATCGTCCTGCGCGGCCTGGACCTGTCGCCGACCACCGAGGTGCTGATCGAGGAGTCGGTCCTGGGCTGGAAGGAATACGAGATGGAGGTCGTCCGCGACACGGCGGACAACTGCATCATCATCTGCTCGATCGAGAACGTCGATCCGATGGGCGTCCATACGGGCGACTCGATCACCGTCGCCCCCGCCCTGACGCTGACCGACAAGGAATATCAGCGGATGCGGACCGGCTCGATCAATGTGCTGCGCGAGATCGGCGTGGAGACGGGCGGATCGAACGTCCAGTGGGCCATCAACCCCGCCGACGGCCGCATGGTCGTGATCGAGATGAACCCGCGCGTGTCGCGCTCGTCGGCCCTGGCGTCCAAGGCCACCGGCTTCCCCATCGCCAAGGTCGCGGCGCGTCTGGCGGTCGGCTACACCCTGGACGAACTGACCAACGACATTACCCAGGTCACGCCGGCGTCGTTCGAGCCGTCGATCGACTATGTCGTCACCAAGATCCCGCGCTTCGCCTTCGAGAAGTATCCGGGATCCGAGCCCCTACTGGGCACCTCGATGAAGTCGGTCGGCGAGGTCATGGCCATCGGCCGCACCTTCCAGGAATCGATGCAGAAGGCCCTGCGCGGGCTTGAGACCGGCCTGTCGGGCTTTGACGAGGTCGAGATCGAAGGCGTCGCCGGCGCCGAGGACGACGCCACCGCCCGCGCCGCCGTTGTACGCGCCCTGGGCGTTCCGACCCCCGACCGCATCCGCGTCATCGCCCAGGCCTTCCGCCACGGCCTGACGGTCGAGGAGGTCAACGCCGCCTGCGCCTACGAACCCTGGTTCCTGCGCCAGATCGCCGACATTGTGCGCGAGGAAGGCCATGTGCGAGTCAAAGGCTTGCCGACCGACCCGACCGAGTTCCGCCGCCTGAAGTCCAAGGGCTTCTCCGACGCCCGTCTGGCTCAGCTGACCGGCCAGAGCGAAAAATCCGTCCGGACCGCCCGTCGCGGCCTGAATGTCCGCCCGGTGTTCAAGCGGATCGACACCTGCGCCGCCGAGTTCGCCAGCGCCACCGCCTATATGTACTCGACCTATGAGACCGGCGCTCTGGGGCAGGTCCCCGAGTGCGAGTCCGAGCCGTCGGACAAAAAGAAGGCCATCATCCTGGGCGGCGGTCCAAACCGGATCGGCCAGGGGATCGAGTTCGACTACTGCTGCTGCCACGCGGCCTTCGCCTTCGACCAGATCGGCGTGGAGAGCATCATGGTCAACTGCAACCCCGAGACCGTCTCGACCGACTACGACACCTCCGACCGCCTGTATTTCGAGCCGCTGACGGCCGAGGACGTGCTGGAGCTGATCGAGGTCGAGCGCTCGAACGGCGAGCTGATCGGCTGCGTCGTCCAGTTCGGCGGCCAGACCCCGCTGAAACTGGCACACGCCCTGCAAGAGGATGACATCCCCGTCCTGGGCACCAGCGTCGACTCCATCGACCTGGCCGAGGATCGCGAACGCTTCCAGCAGATGCTGGAGGGCATCGGCCTGCGGCAGCCGCCCAACGGCCTGGCCCGTTCGGCCGAGGAAGCCGCGCAGAAGGCCGAAGAGGTCGGCTATCCCGTCGTGCTACGCCCCTCCTACGTTCTGGGCGGACGCGGCATGATGATCGTCCACGACCGCGAGCAGCTGGACCGCTATGTCCACGAGGCCATGCGCGTCTCGGGCGACGATCCGGTCCTGATCGACCACTATCTGAACCGCGCCACCGAAGTCGATGTGGACGCCCTGTGCGACGACGAGACGGTCTTTGTCGCGGGCGTGCTGGAACATATCGAGGAAGCCGGCGTCCACTCGGGCGACAGCGCCTGCTCCATGCCGCCCTTCTCGCTGCGGCCCGAGATCGTGGACGAGCTGAAGCGCCAGACCACCGAAATGGCCAAGGCCTTGAAGGTGCGCGGCCTGATGAATGTGCAGTTCGCCATCGAGGAGCCGCACAGCGAAAACCCGCGCATCTTCGTGCTGGAGGTCAATCCGCGCGCCAGCCGCACGGCCCCCTTCGTGGCCAAGACCATCGGCCAGCCCATCGCCTCCATCGCCGCCAAGGTCATGGCCGGCGTGCCGCTGAAATCGTTCGGTCTGACGGACAAGCCCTACGACCATATCGCGGTCAAGGAAGCGGTCTTCCCGTTCGCCCGTTTCGCCGGGGTGGACACCGTCCTGGGCCCGGAGATGCGTTCGACCGGCGAGGTCATGGGCCTGGACTTCAAGCGGCCGGGAGAGGCCGACATGGCCCCCGCCTTCGCCCGCGCCTTCGCCAAGTCCCAGATCGGCGGCGGCGCCAAACTGCCGACCTCGGGCTGCGCCTTCATCTCGGTCAAGGATGAGGACAAGCCCTTCATCGTCGACGCCGCCAAGACCCTGCTGGCCGAAGGTTTCAGCCTGATGGCCACTGGCGGCACCCACGCCTACCTGGTCGAACAGGGGCTGGAGGTGAAGCTGGTCAAGAAGGTGCTGGAAGGCCGCCCGCACATCGTGGATGCGATGAAGAACGGCGAGGTCCAGCTGGTCTTCAACACCACATCGGGCAAGCAGTCGCTGCAGGACAGCTTCAGCCTGCGCCGCACCGCCCTGATGATGAAGATGCCCTACTACACCACCACCGCCGGCGCCCTGGCGGCGGCCCAGGCCATCGGCGCCATCAAGGCTGGCGACCTAGACGTGAAATCAATACAATCTTACGGTTGAGGCAGTGAGGGCGAATTAAGATGAAGATAAAGGCCATGCTGACGGCCGCCTCGTTGCTCGCAGTCGCATCCCCAGCGATCGCGCACGACGAACGTACGCCGATGTCTGCGGACTCTATCGCTGAAGCCAAACCCTTGGTCGAAGGCTTCTTTCGCACGCTGCAAGCCGGAGACGCCGCAAAAGCGTACAATGACTTGTTTTCCAATACCTTGATGGCCAACAAGGCACTCGAGGTTCAGAATCTTGTCGCACAGACAAACTTCATATTCCAAACCTACGGTTCGATCGTGGGTTGGTCGCTGGCGAAGTCTGATTGCCTCACGCCTACGCTTTGCCGAGTGATCTACCAAATCGACACGAACAACGGGCCGGTCATTCTGCTGCTCACACTCTATCGAAGAACGTCAGGTTGGATGCCCACGACCATTTTCGTGACGGATCAGACGCAAACGCTCTTCGATTGACGCTGCTGCCGCAGCTCGGCCCTAGGCAGAACGCCGGAGCCACGACGATGTCCAATCTCGACCTCGCCCTGATCGCCATCCTGTGCGGCGAAGTGCTGGGGTTTCTCGCCTTCGCCAGGGACAAGCGGCGCGCCAAGGCCGGCCTGTGGCGCACGCCAGAATCCACATTGTTGATGTTCGGCCTGATCGGCGGGCTGGGCGCCTGGATGGGTCAGCACATCCTGCGCCACAAGACGCGCAAGGAGCCGTTCAGGACCCGGTTCGGCATGATCGTCCTGCTCCACCTGATCCTGCTGGCGGGCGCCGCCGCCTGGGTCATCCTGTAGCGCGATCGCCCTCGCCCGCCCCATCCTCGCCCGCCACGATCCGCGTCGCGGCCAGGTCGGCGGTGACGTTGCCGACGGTGCGGAAGATGTCGGGGATGACCTCGACCGCCAGCAGCAGCGGCAGCACGCCCAGCGGCAGGCCCATGGCCAGACAGATGGGGCCGATGGCGGCGAAGAAGCTGACCTGACCTGGCAATCCGACCGAGGCGATGGACACGGCGATGGCCGTCAGACCGCCGGCGATCAGCACGCCGAGGCCCAGCTCCACCCCGTGCAACTGCGCCACGTACAGGCAGACCGCCAGGTTGGCGACCGGGCTGGTGATGCGAAAAACCGCCACCGCCAACGGCAGAACGAGGCCGGCGGATGTCTGCGGCACGCCCAGCCAGTCGCGCGCCCGTTCGATCATCACCGGCAGGCTGGCCAGCGACGACTGGGTCGAGACGGCGACGACCTGGGCCGGGGCCACGGCGCGCGCGAAACGGGCCAGCGAAATCCGCCCCCACACGATCGCCACGACATAGATGATCAGGATCAGGCCGATCTGGCTGAGGCAGACGATGGCGACGTAGTGGGCCAGCGTCCCCGCCACCCCCAGGCCCGCGCGCAAACCCACGCCCAGCGCCAGGGCGAACACGCCGAACGGCGCCGCCAGCAGCACCCAGTGGACGATGACCACCATGGTCTCGGCCACCGCCTCGAAGAAGCCCGCCAGGGGCCGTCGCAGCTCGGCCTTGATCCGCGTCGCGGCGAAACCGAAGGCGACGGCGAAGACCACCACCGCCAGCACCCCGTCGTCGGACGCCGCCTTGATGACATTGGCCGGCGCAAGACTGGCCAGGAAGGCGCGCAGGCCGTCGGTGCGCGCCGCCTCGCCCACCGTCGCCAGGGATTCGGCGCTGACGCCCGCCAGCAGCCCACGCCCCGCCCCCGGATCGATCGGCCAGACCGCCAGCAGGCCCAGCCCCGCCAGGATCGCATAGAGCGTCGCCCCGACCAGCAGGACGGCGAACACCACCAGCGACCGCACCGCGATCCTTCCCGTCGCCGCCGCATCGGCGATCGAGACGATGCCGGTCACCAGCAGGCTGAACACCAGCGGAATCACGGTCATGCGCAGGGCGTTTAGCCACACTTGTCCCAGGCTCTCGACCACGCCCAGAGCGCCGGTCAGCCAGGCGGCCTGCGACCCTTGCGCCAGGGCGCCGACGACGACGCCGGCGACCAGGGCCGCGATGACGAAAAAGCTCAAGGAGGTGAAGAAGGCGGCGATGCGGGATTGGCTCATACCCTAGCGCTAGCACCGCTTGGCGCATTGCGCGCGCCAAACCTTCTGTCGGTCGCTGACAGTTCATGTCGTCGCAGGGCGAACCCCGGTCGCACACCGCGCGTTGATGGGACGAAAGGAACTCACTCATGTCCCGTCTGCACAAGCTCGTTCCCCTCCTCGGCAGCCTGCTGCTCTCCAAGGGCGGCCGTCGTGTCGCCGGTCGTCACGCCGGCAAACTGGCTTTGGCGACCCTGGCCTACGAGGTCTGGCGCAACCGCCGCGAAGGCGCCAAGGCCAAGGTCGCGCCGCAACCGCGCGGACGCTGGAGCGGTCGCCGCCCGCGCTGAGGCCGCAATCGCCGCTCGACTTCTCGGGCGGCGTTGCGAATAGTCACGCCTCGCCGCCCGGAGCCGACCCATGATCAAAGTTCACCACCTGAACGACAGCCGCTCGCAACGCGTCCTGTGGCTGCTCGAAGAGCTGGGCCTAGACTACGAAGTCGTTCGCTACGAACGAAACCCCGGAAACCGGCTGGCGCCCCCAGAACTGCTGGCGATCCACCCGCTGGGTAAGTCGCCTGTCATCGAGGACGGCGCGGTCAAGGTCGCTGAGACCGGGGCCATCGTCGAATATCTGCTCGATACCTATGGCCAAAGTCGCCTGCGTCCGGCGACGGGAACCGAGGACGGCCGTCGCTTCACCTATTGGCTGCACTATGCCGAGGGGTCGGCCATGCCGCCCCTGCTGCTGAAGCTGGTCTTCAGCATGTTGCCGCGCCGCGCGCCTGCCCTGCTGAAACCCATCGTCCACGGCGTCGCCAACAAGGCGATCGCCAGTTTCGTAGACCCGCAACTGCGCACCCATGTCGGCTTTTGGGAAAGCGAGCTGGGCCGCTCGGAATGGTTCGCGGGCGATCAATTCACCGCCGCCGACATCATGATGAGCTTTCCGGTCGAGGCGGGCGCCGACCGCGCCTTCGACCCCGAGACCAAGCCTCGCCTAAAGGCCTTTTTGAACCGCATCCATGCACGGCCCGCCTATCAGCGCGCGCTCGAACGCGGCGGTCCCTACAGCTACGCGTGATCGGATCGTGATCGCGACGGCGCAACCCGCCGTGGTCGAGGGCGTTAAGGTCTCATGCGCCTTCAAACCATTCAGATCGTGGCCGGACTGGCTGCGGCCGTCGCCTTCGTCCTCGCCTTCATGGCGGCAGGAGCCGCCTTGATTTCGGGCGTCTTCATGCTCGCCGGCCTCGCCGCCGTGGGTTGGCTGGCCTATAGCCTCATAAAGGGTGTCCTGCGCCGTGACCACAAGCCCGAACCGCCGGCCCGCGCCTGAGGGGTCAACCGGGGCGGGCGTTACGCTCTTGAATTGCTGAGCGAGAAACCCTAGTCTTGATGCCCGGCCGCGCCCGCCCCGCGGCCTTTTGTGTGCTTATCTCGCGTCTTTC
This genomic interval carries:
- a CDS encoding glutathione S-transferase family protein, producing the protein MIKVHHLNDSRSQRVLWLLEELGLDYEVVRYERNPGNRLAPPELLAIHPLGKSPVIEDGAVKVAETGAIVEYLLDTYGQSRLRPATGTEDGRRFTYWLHYAEGSAMPPLLLKLVFSMLPRRAPALLKPIVHGVANKAIASFVDPQLRTHVGFWESELGRSEWFAGDQFTAADIMMSFPVEAGADRAFDPETKPRLKAFLNRIHARPAYQRALERGGPYSYA
- a CDS encoding dicarboxylate/amino acid:cation symporter; the protein is MSQSRIAAFFTSLSFFVIAALVAGVVVGALAQGSQAAWLTGALGVVESLGQVWLNALRMTVIPLVFSLLVTGIVSIADAAATGRIAVRSLVVFAVLLVGATLYAILAGLGLLAVWPIDPGAGRGLLAGVSAESLATVGEAARTDGLRAFLASLAPANVIKAASDDGVLAVVVFAVAFGFAATRIKAELRRPLAGFFEAVAETMVVIVHWVLLAAPFGVFALALGVGLRAGLGVAGTLAHYVAIVCLSQIGLILIIYVVAIVWGRISLARFARAVAPAQVVAVSTQSSLASLPVMIERARDWLGVPQTSAGLVLPLAVAVFRITSPVANLAVCLYVAQLHGVELGLGVLIAGGLTAIAVSIASVGLPGQVSFFAAIGPICLAMGLPLGVLPLLLAVEVIPDIFRTVGNVTADLAATRIVAGEDGAGEGDRATG
- the carB gene encoding carbamoyl-phosphate synthase large subunit, whose amino-acid sequence is MPKRTDIKSILIIGAGPIVIGQACEFDYSGVQACKALKAEGYRVILVNSNPATIMTDPEVADATYIEPITPEMVEKIIIKEKPDALLPTMGGQTALNTALALHESGALARHGVEMIGAKAEVIDKAEDRQKFRDAMDKLGLESPRSKAAHSMEEALEGLEFVGLPAVIRPSFTLAGTGGGIAFNREEFEEIVLRGLDLSPTTEVLIEESVLGWKEYEMEVVRDTADNCIIICSIENVDPMGVHTGDSITVAPALTLTDKEYQRMRTGSINVLREIGVETGGSNVQWAINPADGRMVVIEMNPRVSRSSALASKATGFPIAKVAARLAVGYTLDELTNDITQVTPASFEPSIDYVVTKIPRFAFEKYPGSEPLLGTSMKSVGEVMAIGRTFQESMQKALRGLETGLSGFDEVEIEGVAGAEDDATARAAVVRALGVPTPDRIRVIAQAFRHGLTVEEVNAACAYEPWFLRQIADIVREEGHVRVKGLPTDPTEFRRLKSKGFSDARLAQLTGQSEKSVRTARRGLNVRPVFKRIDTCAAEFASATAYMYSTYETGALGQVPECESEPSDKKKAIILGGGPNRIGQGIEFDYCCCHAAFAFDQIGVESIMVNCNPETVSTDYDTSDRLYFEPLTAEDVLELIEVERSNGELIGCVVQFGGQTPLKLAHALQEDDIPVLGTSVDSIDLAEDRERFQQMLEGIGLRQPPNGLARSAEEAAQKAEEVGYPVVLRPSYVLGGRGMMIVHDREQLDRYVHEAMRVSGDDPVLIDHYLNRATEVDVDALCDDETVFVAGVLEHIEEAGVHSGDSACSMPPFSLRPEIVDELKRQTTEMAKALKVRGLMNVQFAIEEPHSENPRIFVLEVNPRASRTAPFVAKTIGQPIASIAAKVMAGVPLKSFGLTDKPYDHIAVKEAVFPFARFAGVDTVLGPEMRSTGEVMGLDFKRPGEADMAPAFARAFAKSQIGGGAKLPTSGCAFISVKDEDKPFIVDAAKTLLAEGFSLMATGGTHAYLVEQGLEVKLVKKVLEGRPHIVDAMKNGEVQLVFNTTSGKQSLQDSFSLRRTALMMKMPYYTTTAGALAAAQAIGAIKAGDLDVKSIQSYG
- a CDS encoding ribonuclease E inhibitor RraB → MDASDIRHDERDAMVRAALAEQGDSGVTPRHTLFYFYGEGDHGDLNEVARRAGFLTRGADDMTVLETTMAVDEASFAATSAMMQTWAAAFQLEYDGWECAVVTH
- a CDS encoding DUF1294 domain-containing protein — encoded protein: MSNLDLALIAILCGEVLGFLAFARDKRRAKAGLWRTPESTLLMFGLIGGLGAWMGQHILRHKTRKEPFRTRFGMIVLLHLILLAGAAAWVIL
- a CDS encoding cysteine protease; this translates as MSRLHKLVPLLGSLLLSKGGRRVAGRHAGKLALATLAYEVWRNRREGAKAKVAPQPRGRWSGRRPR
- a CDS encoding TonB-dependent siderophore receptor, which gives rise to MAALPAVAQQVPAADQEATTVDEIVVTGSRIPRPNLEQPTPISTVSRETIDNAGTQNLGDILAQLPALSANATVRGNSDSFGDAGGLNFANLRSLGASRTLTLVDGKRHVGGDAGSAAVDLNAIPAALVDRVEVITGGASAVYGSDAVTGVVNIILKDDYEGGEMTAQYGGAETGDGKAWSVNGVYGRNFLDGRLNLTATAFYDHSDQVLASDIDAIKNWGTILNPDDTGPNDGIPNRFLVPNVLTDYLDENGVIFDANTSQIISAFTRDGRPVAQQPRLGENSFAFGQFADCETCASLDDYVVLVPKTDRYGANVRGRFDITDNVTAYVDAKYVRSEIEDFVQPSFTFGEYLIEPDNAYITPEIATVIAGRDVTFGRFNEDIGVRTNDITRETYRGVAGLKGKFETGLADFGWDLSYNYGETQNTFKGTGNTIPGNYAAAIDAVRAPDGSIQCRVNVPSAQGAGYQAPEGMTGETCVPFNVFGRQNSAAAIDYVSHDSIRTHTITQEVVSGLFNFDTSKFFNLPGGPLAFAGGFEYRKETSENINDPFVKSGLSETAPQPDAYGEFDVTEGFLEFNAPLLADMPFAYRLSIDGAYRYADYSTVGGAEAWKVGGVYAPVRDITFRGTYSRAVRAPNITEAFLPATAGFFSVTDPCDVDNIQLDPDRVANCAAAGVPAGFNSNTNASIEGVSSGNPNLDAEEAESWTAGVVLQPRWMPGFSFTADYYDIQIDNAIALIGAQDIIDNCYDASGGLDGSFCSLFTRGADGNINSVSTTYVNAAALTTKGWDFEVAYTKNLEQLAEDHPQMFGGLRGRITAQLTANYLEELNFFAFADRPDEIDNNKGEIGNPEWSFKSRVGYVNGPLSLSWEASFQDEVARFETTPTPGVSGPERVYPSYVRAQMYHDFTVRYAFDNVPYTRGFEVFGGVKNAFDKTLPYGLSGNGESSAYDLYGRQFFGGIRARF